The window AAATCAATATCCAATAAAAAATAGTTTTTAATTACCAAGACAACTATATTTGCCCTATGCTTTTTAGTGATATTTTAGGATTAAATCATATTAAAAAACACTTGACTACAAGTGCAGACAATGGTCGTATACCACATGCCCAACTATTTGTTGGTCCTGAAGGTTCGGGTACATTACCTATGGCTGTTGCCTATGCGCAGTATGTTTTGTGTAAAAATACGACAGGAGAAAACGTAGGAGAAAACGAAATTTGCAATATAAAATTCAATAATTTTTCTCACCCAGACCTACATTTTGCTTTCCCAGTCACCACTACAGATAAGGTCAAAAAACACCCTGTATCCTCTTACTTTTTAGAAGAATGGAGGCAATTATTAAAAGAACAACCTTACGGAAACCTCTTTGATTGGTACAGAATTCTGGGCGTAGATAACAAACAAGGACAAATTGGTGTTGACGAAGCTTTGGACATTGTCAAAGCTTTAAGTCTAAAATCTTATGAAGGTGGTTACAAAATCATGCTAATTTGGATGGCTGAAAAGATGAATACGCAAGCAGCCAACAAATTGCTGAAGCTTATTGAAGAACCGCCAAATAACACTGTTTTTATATTAATAGCTGAAGAAGAAGAGCAGATTATTAATACCATTAGATCACGTTGTCAAATCATACATTTTCCGCCATTAGCAGAAAATGATATTAAAGCTGGGATTACAAAACAGTTTAAATTGGATGACGCGACAGCTACTAAAATTGCTCATCAAGCTGATGGAAACTATAATAAAGCTTGTGATTTAGTTTTTCACGATAGCGAGGACGACCAATTTGAACAATGGTTTATTTTTTGGATTCGCGCTGCTTTTAAGGCTAAAGGAAACAAAGCAGCCATCCACGATTTAATTGGTTGGAGTGAAGATATTGCCAAAACAGGTCGTGAAACCCAAAAGCAATTTCTGAATTTTTGTTTAGACTTTTTCAGGCAAGCCATGTTGCTTAATTATGGCGCACAAGAATTAGTGTATTTTGAAACTAAAAGCAAAGGTTTTGATCTTTCTAAGTTTGCTCCTTTTATTCATAACAACAACATTATGGATATTTCTAACGAACTAAATGACGCTATTTACCATATTGAACGTAACGGAAATTCCAAAATTATACTTACCGATTTAAGCATAAAATTAACACGCTTGCTCCACGCGAAACAAGATTAAAATGTCTTCAAAAAAAGCGTTTTTTGTCATTATTAATCCTGTTTCTGGTAATGGGAAAGGCAAAAAAATATGGACAACCGTACAACGTAAATTACAATACACTTATAACATTGCGTATCAATTTACAACTCACACCAATCATGAAATTGAAATAACGTTAGCCGCCATAAAAAAGGGTTTTAAACATTTTATAATAATTGGTGGTGATGGTACTCTTAATAAATTTATTACAGGTGTTTTTAGTCAAAATGTTGTCGATTCTAAAAATATAACGTTTGGTGTTATAGCCATAGGAACAGGTAATGATTGGATAAAAACACACCACATTCCTACAAACATAACTAAAGCCTTAGCTCTTATAATTAACGGAAAAACAGATACGCAAGATATTGGTTGTGTAAGCTATTTAAAGTCTAGCCTACCTAACACCTATTTTATAAATCTCTGTGGGATTGGTTTTGATGGCTTGGTTGTCGATATTGTAAGTAACAACAGAACATTTGGTAAATTAACCTATCTATTAGGAGCCTTAAAAGCCTTATTTCTTTTTAAACCATTTAATCTTAATTTGACTCAAGATTTAAAGACTAAATCATATAAATCTTGCTTTATGATTCAGTTAGGTATTTGTAGATACACAGGTTCTGGGATGCAACTTACAGAACAACCTAACCACAAAGATGGTCTATTTGACGTCTCTATTGCCACTAAATTGACTAGATGGGATATTATAAAAAACATAGTTGGCCTTTTTAATGGGAAAATTGTGTTTCATAAAAAAGTCAAGACATTTAAAACCAATCATCTACAATTAAATTTTGATCAAAACAAACCATTAATTCAGGCCGATGGAGAGTCAATAAAAACTGAAGATATCGATGTATCCATACGCCCTAAAGCCATCAATTTTTATTGTTAATTTCTACATTATAAATTAATACCTTTAAACCACAATCACCATACATGGACAATCTAATAAATAACATTACCCAGATATTACTACTTGCTTTTTTAGCCATCACTTTTTTGCAATCAGGATTAGACAAGGCACTAGATTGGAAGGCTACTATTACTTGGTTAAAAGGTCATTTTTCAAAAACCTTTATGGCCAAAATAGTACCCTTAAATGTTGGAATTATTTTTGTTTTAGAAACTATAGCTGGTGTATTTGCGGTCATTGGCATCTGTACTATAGTAATTGATGGTAACACTGTATTTGGCTATTATTCGGCTATTTTAAGCGCGATTGTGCTACTTTTATTATTATTCGGGCAACGTGTAGCAAAAGACTATGAAGGCGCAAAAACAATAGTTGTATACTTTATTCCAACAATTATCGCTTTGTACTTATTAA is drawn from Psychroserpens sp. NJDZ02 and contains these coding sequences:
- a CDS encoding ATP-binding protein — protein: MLFSDILGLNHIKKHLTTSADNGRIPHAQLFVGPEGSGTLPMAVAYAQYVLCKNTTGENVGENEICNIKFNNFSHPDLHFAFPVTTTDKVKKHPVSSYFLEEWRQLLKEQPYGNLFDWYRILGVDNKQGQIGVDEALDIVKALSLKSYEGGYKIMLIWMAEKMNTQAANKLLKLIEEPPNNTVFILIAEEEEQIINTIRSRCQIIHFPPLAENDIKAGITKQFKLDDATATKIAHQADGNYNKACDLVFHDSEDDQFEQWFIFWIRAAFKAKGNKAAIHDLIGWSEDIAKTGRETQKQFLNFCLDFFRQAMLLNYGAQELVYFETKSKGFDLSKFAPFIHNNNIMDISNELNDAIYHIERNGNSKIILTDLSIKLTRLLHAKQD
- a CDS encoding diacylglycerol/lipid kinase family protein is translated as MSSKKAFFVIINPVSGNGKGKKIWTTVQRKLQYTYNIAYQFTTHTNHEIEITLAAIKKGFKHFIIIGGDGTLNKFITGVFSQNVVDSKNITFGVIAIGTGNDWIKTHHIPTNITKALALIINGKTDTQDIGCVSYLKSSLPNTYFINLCGIGFDGLVVDIVSNNRTFGKLTYLLGALKALFLFKPFNLNLTQDLKTKSYKSCFMIQLGICRYTGSGMQLTEQPNHKDGLFDVSIATKLTRWDIIKNIVGLFNGKIVFHKKVKTFKTNHLQLNFDQNKPLIQADGESIKTEDIDVSIRPKAINFYC
- a CDS encoding DoxX family protein; protein product: MDNLINNITQILLLAFLAITFLQSGLDKALDWKATITWLKGHFSKTFMAKIVPLNVGIIFVLETIAGVFAVIGICTIVIDGNTVFGYYSAILSAIVLLLLLFGQRVAKDYEGAKTIVVYFIPTIIALYLLK